GGCTTTCGGGGCCAGGTTGGGCAGCAGCCCCTGCAGCCGGTCCCACTGAGTCTGCCCTGCCTTCCAGATTCTGGTACAGGTCAAAGAGGTCCTCTCCAAGCTGAGCACGCTCGTGGAAACCACACTCAAAGAGGTGCGCGTTGTGGGGCAGTGCGGGGAGGGCCAGCGGGGGTGGGCTCTCTGGCTGGGGAGGGGCCACAGAGCTCAGGAACTCACGGAtccacctccctctctccctcacaccCCACCCCTGTGCCTTTCCTCCTGAATATCCCATTTCTCTCCTGGCCTCTTGGTCTTCGTTTGTGTTCCCTGCTTGTGTCTCTTGCATGATTCTTCTTGGTCTACTGTGAACTCTTACCCTTCCCCTcacctctgccccctccccacgtCTCTCTCTCGGCCCGTCCCTCTCCGGTGGCCTCttttctttcagacagagaaGATTACAGTATGTGGGGACACCCATGGCCAGTTCTATGACCTCCTCAACATATTCGAGCTCAACGGTTTACCCTCGGAGACCAACCCCTATGTATCCTTCTCAGCAGAgccaccctctccccacctccacccccagccgCAGCCTCAGGTCTGCACAGAGTGGGAGGAGCCCTTGCCAGGAAAAGACGTGACCTTGGAAAGGAGAGGCCTGGCCATGCTGGGGCACCAAGGTGTGGGTGGAGCTGCAGGCTGGCCATGcaccccaggctccaggctcGGACAGGCCTGGGCCAGCAcccacctgctgtgtgacctAAGCTGGTAGCTCAGTCTCTCTGGGTCTTGGCTTGTCTTCGTCTGCCTCAGGATCACATTTGAATGGCACCTGGCACTGGCCACACTTGGGTTccatcctggctttgccacttcccagctgtgtgaccgaAGCAGGTTACTTCACTGCTTGGTGTCACAGTTTCCCCATTTGCAAAGAGGGATAATAATATGTGCAACCTTGTTACTCAGCAGTTACTGAGAGGACAGGTTAAGAACAGGGCCTGGCCCACACCTGATGCTATCTAAGTATTTCCCCGTGTTATGGTATCTGCTCGATGAACGGCCACTTGTAGGGCCACTAGGCCTATGCATTGTTGAGTGGGAGGGCCCGTGTCCCATCTCCCCCATGGCTccaggcctctctgaggagaGCTGAAGGAGGTGGACTGACTAGTCCCCGCACCTCCCCGCCACTGGCTTTCCGGGAGACAGGAGGCAGGGTCCTCAGTGCCATACTACTGAGGCTCAGCGGCCAAGCTCTGGCTGGAGCCACGGTGAGGAAAGGATTAGAAAcccagatcccttgagccctgccAAGTCCTCACTCCCTGGGAGGTGCTGACAGGAGGCTTGAGGCCAGGCAGGAGCAGCCCATCTGGCCCATCTtctgccaccacccccaaccccaccgcACCGCACCCTTCCCCTCCACGCTTGCCATGTTTTCCTCAGCAGGACAGATATTTAATGGTGACTTTGTGGACCGAGGCTCCTTCTCTGTAGAAGTGATCCTCACCCTTTTCGGCTTCAAGCTCCTGTACCCAGATCACTTTCACCTCCTTCGAGGTGAGCTGGGAAGTGACAAGGTTTGGGTTCATTGTGGGGTCCTGAGTGGGGCACTCACTCTGCAAGGATAATAGTTGCAGCTGTATTTATTTTGTGGACTCGGAGATCATGCACAGGGCGACCTTTTAAGATTGAGTATGTAGTGCACTGCACAAAAGCATCACACCAAAGGACGCGTTTACATCATAGATAGTGTAGAAATGGATGTTTACTCTGACCATTTTTCAGCAGATGGCAAACAAGGGTGTGAGGATGGGCCCCTTATTCTAATTTGCACAAGGGCATGAAACAGGCTCCTGGGTGGCCCTAAATCTGGCACTAAAGCTGAGTGACTGAGTGAACAGACCAGGGCTCGAGGGTGGGAGTAAGGAGACTGTTGACGAGGCAGTTGTGCCCCCTCAGATTCAGGCTTGGTGTCAGATTTGGGTTCTCTTGATTGAAGTAGAGCCCGGAGCTGAGTgtgctggttcacacctgtaatcccagcactttggaaggcccaggtaggaggatcacttcagcccaggagtttgagaccagcctgggcaacacagtgagactttgtctccagtaaacattttttaaaaaggccaggcgcagtggctcatgcctgtaatcccagcattttgggaggccaaggcaggtggatcatctgaggtcaagagttcgaaaccagcctgtccaatgtggtgaaaccccgtctctactaaaaatacaaaaattagccgggcatggtggtacacgcctgtaatcccagctgcctgggaggctgaggcaggagaatcgcttgaacccaggaggcacatgttgcaatgagccgagattgcgccactgcactccagcctagtcgatagagtgagactcagtctaaaaaaaaaaaaaaaagccaggcatggtggcaccgtgcacccgtagtcccagcttcttgggtggccaaagtggaaggattgcttgagcccaggagtgtaaggctgcagtgagccatgatcacaccgctgcactccagcgtgggcaacagagcaagaccctgtctctttgaaaaaaaaaaaaaaagtaagaaacttGGAAGTAGAGCCCAGAGTATTTGCTGGAGGAACAGACACAGGTGTGAGACAAAGAGGGAACGAAAGGGGCCCTCTAGGGTTTTGGCCGGAGTATCTGGAGGGCTATGGCTGCCAGTGACGAAGACGGGAACATGTAGAGCAGGGTGTGGCCAGGAGCTGAGGAGCTCCCCTTTGGATGTGGCTGAGACTCAGGAGACATGGGATGTGGGTGGGGTTCCAAGGGGTGTTGAAAATGTAGGTTTCTTGGTGTCCAGATGAGATTAGACAAGAGGAGCTCACTGGGATGTGAGGGCCACACAGGGGAGGCCCTGCCCATGGCGGGGCCGGGGTGAGTTGGGAGGTGAGTGATAGGCTGGGGCGAAGCCTGCATGCCCGTGTCCCTGGGCTCACAGGGTTCACGCAGCAGTGTCCAGCACAGGGTCAAAGCTCAGGAAGCCCGACTGTGGGCCTCGTTGCAGGAGGCAACAAGTGCTCAGGCCGAGAAGTCAGACAAGCAGAGTCTGAGCAGATGCGAGACTGGGCAGCCTTCTCCTTGCCCCCAAGCTctggaagggaagaaggaggccGGGTGCTTGTGTCTGAGACAGAAGGATGGAGCtcagggtggggtgggctggggcaCATGTTCTGTAGATGGGCCTactttttggttttgagacggtcttgctttgctctgttgcccaggctggagtgcagtagcatgagcatagctcactgcagcctctgcttcgtgggctcaagtgatcctctggcctcagcctcccaagtagctggcactataggcacgcaccaccatgcccagctaatttttaaaattgttttatagagaggtctcagtatattgcccaggctggtctcaaattgctgggctcaagcagttctgccttggcttcccaaagtgctggaattataggcgtgagccatggtgcttAGCCATGGACCTACTTTTTGTCAAGATTCCCCCCTTGGTACCTCCAGTCTGGAAGGCACCGCAGTGGCAAGTGCGAGGCCCATGGGGGCAAGGGACGCATGCACAGTTCTGGGCCTTGAGGGTGCCAGGCTGGAGGACACTGATGTACCTGGAGGCTGAGCTTTCTCTTCTGtccccgtgttggccaggcaACCACGAGACAGACAACATGAACCAGATCTACGGTTTCGAGGGTGAGGTGAAGGCCAAGTACACAGCCCAGATGTACGAGCTCTTTAGCGAGGTGTTCGAGTGGCTCCCGTTGGCCCAGTGCATCAACGGCAAAGTGCTGGTGAGGACGGCGCGAGCCCTGAGTGTGGGTTCCCCACCCAGCCACACCTGGGCAGATGTGCTGGTGAAGGAAGTTGGGGCCTGTGGGTGGGTGGCACCTTCCCTCACAGCGGCATCCCCCATCTCCCCAGATCATGCACGGAGGCCTGTTCAGTGAAGACGGTGTCACCCTGGATGACATCCGGAAAATTGAGCGGAATCGACAACCCCCAGATTCAGGTGAGCAGCGCGGGGCCAGGTGTCTCCAGCAGAAAGGGGCAGCCTGGGCTGAGCTCTCCCCTGCAACCCAGCCCTGCCTCGGAGGATGGGCTTTGTGCCCTTGGCAAGAAACAGCgggtctgagcctcagtttcctcacctgcgaCTTGGGCCAGTGCACCTCCTTCATGGGGCTGTGATGGCAAGCACGGTCGTGACCATGGTGCGGGGTGAAGGCACGGTGACCGCCGAGCACACCTGTCCTTATTTATTTGTGAGTTCAGCTGTGGAACCCTGGAAGGAGGGGAGGTCTTGGGGCTCCTGTGCTAGTGACGGGCACACTTCAGAGAGTTCACCCACAGGTGCACACGCACGTGCACACTGTGAGTGCTGCAGAGGACATGGATTGGGTGGGCTGGTGCTGGGTGCTCAGGAAGGCCTCTCCAGGGAGGCGAGGTTTGAGCTGACACTGCGGGAAGCAGAGGCATCTGCCGTGCACAGAGCCTGGCGAGCATATTCCAGGCTTGAGGAGGGGTCCTAAGGCAGGGAGAAGTTGGCGAGTGGGCAGGGCTGTGCTTTGAGGGCTGACATTGGACATGGGGTTCACTGGGCCCAAATCCTATGGCGCTTTACAGGCCCCAGTGAGGAACTTTGTTCCTAGGGCAGTGCGGAGCCACCAAAGGCTTTGAGTGGGAGAGGGGCCTGATCTGAATAGTGACATTGAAAGCTCTATCTGGCTTCGGGGCCACAGGGGATTGAATGGGGTCTGGAGGGCAGATCAGCAGAGAGGGTGGGGGTGGCTCAGAATCACAGTCACCTGTCCTGAATGTCCATGTCCATGCTGGATGTCCCCTGCCCAACACCCACCCAGGCTGGGCTGTGGGGTCAGCACCTGGCCGGGCCAGGAGGTGGCCTGTGAGTGACCACCCCCGGGGAGGTGGACGAGTCCCTAATGTTTCCCTCGCTCCCCACCAGGGCCCATGTGTGACCTGCTCTGGTCAGATCCACAGCCACAGGTGAGTCTAGGGTGGGGTGCAGGGCCGGCGGGTGTGGGCTGTGGCAGCAGGTGGAGGCAGACAGTCACCCTGAACCCCTGTCTCTCCCTTCTGCCCACCCTCAGAACGGGCGCTCGATCAGCAAGCGGGGCGTGAGCTGTCAGTTTGGGCCTGACGTCACCAAGGCCTTCTTGGAAGAGAACAACCTGGACTATATCATCCGCAGCCACGAAGTCAAGGCCGAGGGCTACGAGGTGGCTCACGGAGGCCGCTGTGTCACCGTCTTCTCTGCCCCCAACTACTGGTATGTCTTTGCCTTTCCAGCCCAGGGCCTCTACCAAGCCACGGGTTTttgtcttggtttttgttttgcctttttatgaTGGAACATTTCAAAGACAGGCAAGAGCAGATAAAAGAACATGACGAACACCCCCGTATGTGTCACCCACCCATGCAGCACCAGTGGGGCCAGCCTGTGAGTGCTGACCAGCTGCCCTGTGTTACAGCAAGCCCCTGGCACTTCACCTTTCTCCCACTGATTGCCCAGCACTTTTCAGAAGGAAAGGGATCTTTTTCTTAACCACAATATCGTGTTTACACTTTTGagtgctggctgggcatggtggctcacgcctataatcccagcactttgggaggccgaggtgggcggatcacctgaggtcaggagtttgagaccagcctggccaacatggtgaaaccccatctctactaaaaatacaaaaattagcagggcgtggtggcacacacccgtaatcccagctactcaggaggctgagtcaggagaattgttcgaacccgggaggtagaggttgcagtgagctgagattgcaccactgcactccagcctggggaagagtaagactccatctcaaaacacacgcACACGggcaagagtaagactccatctcaaaacacacacacacacacacacacacacacacacacacacacacacacacacacacacacacacacacacacacacacacacacacacacacacacacacagtgttgaTCCCTTGCCCCCACCCGAATCCTGCCAAGTTCTCTTTCTCCTGGTCTCTCCTAAGTGTCTTTTCCAGCTGACTTCTTCCAGACAGGACCTAAACAAGGACCACATTTTCAGTCTCTTTGCCTGTGAGTTCCCTGTCTCTCCCCACCCGcatcatttatttgttgaagaatagGTTGCTGCCTGCTGTACGAGTCACCTGTGTCCTGGACTAGGCTGACTGCATCCCCGTGGTGCCGTGTGACATGTTCCTCTGTTCCCTGCATCTCTGGGTGGGCAAAGCTAGAAGCGTGGTCAGATTCCTAGTGGGGTCTGGCGAGCATCCACCTCCAtgagctatgccctgccccttcCTGCTCCTGCTTCCTGCACTCCCACCCTCTTttccccatccccatcctcctgcccctcccattCTTTCCCCTGGATTCGTCtttcccatctctgtctctctgtccatctGTGTCTGTTGTGgctctgtccctccctctccctctgtcccttctTGCCCAGCCATTCCTTCTCTTAACCCACCAGCCCCACCCAGCCCTGACCACACTGTCCACTCTGCTCCTGTCCCTGCAGCGACCAGATGGGGAACAAAGCCTCCTACATCCACCTCCAGGGCTCTGACCTACGGCCTCAGTTCCACCAGTTCACAGCAGTGGTGAGTCACCCCTCAGGGCCCCTGCCCCTTCCATCCCGGCCTGGGGACAAGGAGGCTGAGACCCTGGTAAGGGGCAGGGGTAGGTTCTGCCGGTGGGTGCTCAGGGGCTCTGTTCTGACTTCTGTCCATCCCACCTGCCCTGGTCCCACAGCCTCATCCCAACGTCAAGCCCATGGCCTATGCCAACACGCTGCTGCAGCTAGGAATGATGTGAGGTGACGGGCGGGGCGGCCTGCATCCCAGGGCCCCTCCAATCCCACCGGACCCAGGCCCTGGGCTAGGGGCAGAGCAGGCCCCGCCCCAGGGCAATGTTGGACCCCCTTTTACTTTGTAAAGTTTGTATTTATTCCCCTTTAGGTTTGCAGAGGGGGTAGGGGCAGAGTCAGGGGCTGGCCAGAGGGTCTGCTCCCTGgacagagaggaaggaggtggagcagctggggctgggggcacAGCCTGGGCATTCTGTGGGGAGGCCGTCctcggggtggggtggggccgaGTGGCTGCCCTGCCCCCCTCATTTGCATGGCTCCTCCCCCACTCAAGCAATAGGGCCCCGCCATAGGAAGACCCCCAGAGAGAGGGTCAGCAGGGGGGCCCCGCCTGCGCCTCCCCTCCTATAGCCCCATGGTGGGGCTAGGCTGGGGCTCACCCCCCTCCCCAGCTATTTTATGTCTgtaattaaatatgttaaaataaagtcattatcGGAAGTCAGCTTGTCTCTGGATGGTGGAGCCGAAGGAGCTGCCCGGGTTGGGTTACGCCTGCTCAGGAGATCCGGAGGGTGGGGAGGCCGCAAAGTCCCGCTGGCCGGGCCCACCCAGCTCTGGGCTGACCGCCCAAgtggcctctgcctctgcccagcACCGTGGGCTCCTGGGGAGAGTTCTGCCCCCTGGGTGGGGCGATGAGGCCAGCACTGAGTGGAGCGGAGCGGAAGCTGAGGCATAGCCTCATCCTTTGCTGGCTCCAGCAACAAGCATGACAGTGCCGCTCCCTGCTCCCTGCTCAGGGTAGGCCCAGCAGTGGTTCTTGACATCACACGATGAGGCGCGCATCTCCCGTCATCCAGGGAGACCAGAGGACCCTTGTCTCACTCCCAGTTGGCTCTTAGTCACAGGTAACGTTGGATTCCATTCAGGCTGCCCTGCCAGGCCTTGACCCTCCAGAGAGATTGTGTTTTCAAGTTTGAGCT
The DNA window shown above is from Homo sapiens chromosome 19, GRCh38.p14 Primary Assembly and carries:
- the PPP5C gene encoding serine/threonine-protein phosphatase 5 isoform 1 (isoform 1 is encoded by transcript variant 1), giving the protein MAMAEGERTECAEPPRDEPPADGALKRAEELKTQANDYFKAKDYENAIKFYSQAIELNPSNAIYYGNRSLAYLRTECYGYALGDATRAIELDKKYIKGYYRRAASNMALGKFRAALRDYETVVKVKPHDKDAKMKYQECNKIVKQKAFERAIAGDEHKRSVVDSLDIESMTIEDEYSGPKLEDGKVTISFMKELMQWYKDQKKLHRKCAYQILVQVKEVLSKLSTLVETTLKETEKITVCGDTHGQFYDLLNIFELNGLPSETNPYIFNGDFVDRGSFSVEVILTLFGFKLLYPDHFHLLRGNHETDNMNQIYGFEGEVKAKYTAQMYELFSEVFEWLPLAQCINGKVLIMHGGLFSEDGVTLDDIRKIERNRQPPDSGPMCDLLWSDPQPQNGRSISKRGVSCQFGPDVTKAFLEENNLDYIIRSHEVKAEGYEVAHGGRCVTVFSAPNYCDQMGNKASYIHLQGSDLRPQFHQFTAVPHPNVKPMAYANTLLQLGMM
- the PPP5C gene encoding serine/threonine-protein phosphatase 5 isoform 2 (isoform 2 is encoded by transcript variant 2), whose protein sequence is MAMAEGERTECAEPPRDEPPADGALKRAEELKTQANDYFKAKDYENAIKFYSQAIELNPSNAIYYGNRSLAYLRTECYGYALGDATRAIELDKKYIKGYYRRAASNMALGKFRAALRDYETVVKVKPHDKDAKMKYQECNKIVKQKAFERAIAGDEHKRSVVDSLDIESMTIEDEYSGPKLEDGKVTISFMKELMQWYKDQKKLHRKCAYQTEKITVCGDTHGQFYDLLNIFELNGLPSETNPYIFNGDFVDRGSFSVEVILTLFGFKLLYPDHFHLLRGNHETDNMNQIYGFEGEVKAKYTAQMYELFSEVFEWLPLAQCINGKVLIMHGGLFSEDGVTLDDIRKIERNRQPPDSGPMCDLLWSDPQPQNGRSISKRGVSCQFGPDVTKAFLEENNLDYIIRSHEVKAEGYEVAHGGRCVTVFSAPNYCDQMGNKASYIHLQGSDLRPQFHQFTAVPHPNVKPMAYANTLLQLGMM